A genomic stretch from Telopea speciosissima isolate NSW1024214 ecotype Mountain lineage chromosome 7, Tspe_v1, whole genome shotgun sequence includes:
- the LOC122669250 gene encoding plant UBX domain-containing protein 10-like, with translation MSFLMPREHARAARGAANTCNDLARRMVNLPRSIMGGFSRAIEHGISIMGGAVAPLSPQPSSRRDHQDQEENFQWQHEAVREPSVIPEEWGFLASFEEQYGLSHPFFYACRFAEALKIAQDERKLMFMYLHSPTHPFTPSFCGGTLGSELVVQFLDANFVSWGALASRGEGLQMATVLRVAGFPFCAIVAPASADNILVLQQIEGPVSPDELVEILQRVMEEQGSAFGGPGAKQLAEKRQADHRLREEQDAAYLASLRRDQEKDRSSREVLAQEKESNQKPTEAKGKAKNDGFQGSSTTKQQIGKVEKGKETQPKEILISGKDPPQSLVTKILIRFPNGERREQSFLCTDKIQSIYTYIDSQALPGIGSYRLISSFPRKVYGFQQMGMTLKEAGFHPRATLFLELL, from the exons ATGTCTTTCTTGATGCCGAGAGAACACGCGAGAGCTGCAAGAGGAGCTGCTAATACTTGCAATGATCTTGCGCGAAGGATGGTAAACCTTCCACGGAGCATTATGGGAGGGTTCTCTAGAGCCATTGAACATGGTATAAGTATAATGGGAGGTGCTGTGGCACCATTATCACCCCAACCAAGTAGTAGGAGAGATCATCAGGATCAGGAAGAGAACTTTCAGTGGCAACATGAGGCAGTAAGAGAGCCATCAGTTATTCCTGAGGAATGGGGTTTCTTAGCCAGCTTTGAGGAGCAGTATGGTTTGTCACATCCCTTCTTCTATGCTTGCCGTTTTGCTGAGGCTCTAAAAATAGCACAAGATGAGCGCAAGTTGATGTTCATGTATCTCCACTCTCCAACTCACCCTTTTACGCCTTCCTTTTGTGGAGGTACTCTTGGGTCAGAGCTGGTGGTACAATTTCTTGATGCAAATTTTGTTTCGTGGGGTGCACTTGCAAGCAGGGGAGAGGGTTTACAGATGGCTACAGTGTTGCGAGTGGCCGGCTTCCCATTCTGTGCCATTGTAGCCCCTGCCTCTGCTGATAATATACTTGTCCTGCAACAG ATTGAAGGACCCGTCTCCCCTGATGAGTTAGTGGAGATTCTACAGAGGGTGATGGAGGAACAAGGGTCAGCCTTCGGTGGCCCAGGCGCAAAGCAGCTAGCAGAGAAGAGACAGGCTGATCATAGGCTGCGGGAAGAACAAGATGCAGCATATCTTGCATCACTTCGGAGAGATCAG GAAAAGGATAGAAGCAGCAGAGAGGTGCTTGCACAAGAAAAAGAGTCAAACCAAAAGCCTACAGAAGCAAAGGGTAAGGCCAAAAATGACGGGTTCCAAGGCAGTTCCACTACCAAGCAACAAATAGGTAAAGTGGAGAAGGGCAAAGAAACGCAACCAAAGGAAATCCTCATTAGTGGAAAGGATCCACCGCAATCACTAGTTACCAAG ATACTAATAAGATTTCCAAACGGGGAAAGAAGAGAGCAGAGCTTCTTGTGCACAGACAAGATCCAGTCTATATACACGTACATAGATTCACAAGCTTTGCCTGGCATAGGAAGTTATAGATTGATATCAAGCTTCCCAAGAAAAGTTTATGGTTTCCAACAGATGGGGATGACTTTAAAAGAAGCTGGTTTTCATCCTAGGGCTACCCTGTTTTTGGAGCTTCTTTGA